CATCCGTCACCCCGGATACAATTCCTTCACCATTGACAATGACATCATGCTGATCAAGCTGAGCAATCCTGCCACCCTCAACCAGTACGTGCAGCCCGTGTCTCTGCCCTCCAGCTGCGCTCCTGCTGGCACCATGTGCTTGGTCTCTGGATGGGGTAACACCATGAACCCCGGTGAGATATAATTCCTGCTCTTTGCTCCAGTTGATTTATTGAAAGAGtccattttgagttttttcaccATCTGATTTTGTCTCCTCCAGCTGATGACGGCGACAAGCTGCAGTGCCTGAACATCCCCATCCTGTCTGACTCCGACTGCAACAACTCCTACCCCGGCATGATCACCAACTCCATGTTCTGCGCTGGATACCTGGAGGGAGGCAAGGACTCTTGCCAGGTATTTCAATGGCTTTCTGCAGACTCATCATGTTAAGCGTGTTGTTTATCACATAGGATGCAATTCTCTTTTTTCTGCCTCCATCATTATCTGCTCTCTGTTGTCAGGGTGACTCTGGTGGCCCCGTTGTGTGCAACGGCCAGCTGCAGGGAATTGTCTCCTGGGGATACGGATGCGCTGAGAGGAACCACCCTGGTGTCTACGCCAAGGTGAAgcaatgttttctgttttaaattacaATCTTGACACTTGGCGCTCATTTTCATCTTCAAAGCTGTGTTGTGCtgaaatttttacttttcatgttTAGGTCTGCATCTTCAACGACTGGCTGCAGAGCACCATGGCTAGCAACTAAGGCGGATTCTTCTACGACCATCCCACACAGCTGCACAACTTCTGCTATTTCAATCTATCTGCTGATGTGGAGTTTAGAACATTTTGCAGCCGATTATCTTAAAGGTCAATAAAATCTTAAACCTCAACCTTTCTTTTAGTCTCATCATTTGAGTGACATAATTGGACCTGAAATGGTATTATAAATAGGCTATGTGTTATAAAACCCACTCAGAGATGTTTCCTTCAATGTTTACTATAGAACACTTTTAAAGAGCCTTTCATAAATTGTGAAGGGTTGTTTTTTGTCTTACTTGGTTCATAGGGGATATTCTGTTTGAATATCATTCTTAGAATATTGAAAAATAACAACCCttgtgtttgtaaaataaaaaagcatgtgtcattttcttgttaAATAACATCCACACATATaactttgattcattttttttatcttggctTTTTTTATGTCCAACTATTCTCTATGAAACTATTAAACTAGGCTATTTAACAATATCAGGTTTATAGACAGACGTAAAGAGCATTTTCACACTGCTACTAATCAGTTAAA
This sequence is a window from Oryzias melastigma strain HK-1 unplaced genomic scaffold, ASM292280v2 sc00819, whole genome shotgun sequence. Protein-coding genes within it:
- the LOC112141013 gene encoding trypsin-2, translated to MKSSHHQDHSAIMRSLVFVLLIGAAFALDDDKIVGGYECTPYSQPHQVSLNVGYHFCGGSLVNSEWVVSAAHCYQSRLQVRLGEHHIRINEGSEQFIDSSRVIRHPGYNSFTIDNDIMLIKLSNPATLNQYVQPVSLPSSCAPAGTMCLVSGWGNTMNPADDGDKLQCLNIPILSDSDCNNSYPGMITNSMFCAGYLEGGKDSCQGDSGGPVVCNGQLQGIVSWGYGCAERNHPGVYAKVCIFNDWLQSTMASN